The Pempheris klunzingeri isolate RE-2024b chromosome 1, fPemKlu1.hap1, whole genome shotgun sequence genome includes a region encoding these proteins:
- the rab11a gene encoding ras-related protein Rab-11A, producing MGTRDDEYDYLFKVVLIGDSGVGKSNLLSRFTRNEFNLESKSTIGVEFATRSIQVDGKTVKAQIWDTAGQERYRAITSAYYRGAVGALLVYDIAKHLTYENVERWLKELRDHADSNIVIMLVGNKSDLRHLRAVPTDEARAFAEKNGLSFLETSALDSTNVETAFQTILTEIYRIVSQKQMSERQESDMSPSNNVVNIQVQPTENKPKMQCCQNI from the exons ATGGGCACTAGAGATGACGAATATGATTATTTGTTCAAAG TGGTTCTTATCGGTGACTCAGGTGTGGGGAAGAGTAACCTGCTGTCCCGTTTCACCCGCAATGAGTTCAACCTGGAGAGCAAGAGCACCATCGGAGTGGAGTTCGCCACGCGCAGCATCCAGGTGGACGGCAAGACGGTGAAGGCCCAGATCTGGGATACGGCCGGCCAGGAGCGCTACCGGGCCATCACGTCGGC GTACTACCGTGGAGCGGTGGGGGCTCTGCTGGTCTACGACATCGCCAAGCATCTAACCTACGAGAATGTGGAGCGCTGGCTGAAGGAGCTGAGAGATCACGCCGACAGCAACATCGTCATCATGCTGGTGGGCAACAAGAGCGACCTGCGCCACCTCCGGGCTGTTCCCACCGACGAGGCACGGGCCTTCGCTG AGAAGAACGGTTTATCTTTCCTGGAGACGTCGGCTCTGGACTCCACCAACGTCGAGACGGCCTTCCAGACCATCCTGACAG AGATCTACCGTATCGTCTCCCAGAAGCAGATGTCGGAGCGCCAGGAGAGCGACATGTCGCCTAGCAACAACGTGGTCAACATCCAGGTGCAGCCCACTGAGAACAAACCAAAGATGCAGTGCTGTCAGAACATCTAG
- the sh2d7 gene encoding hematopoietic SH2 domain-containing protein homolog, translated as MEQKKSEGDLHMEASEGGLKELVLRWFTKTQAPLILHNGSFPDWFRGFAARKDAEDLLRDKALGCFLIRLSDKAIGYILSYKGHDRCRHFVITQNQRGQFVISGDCQTYGSLTELIEHFKVSPIQPFGEYLNASSHEGSTGELYDVVNYSAKEKSSVSVQALRTLWDQKKDHHGRIQRQNDPLTAPPPAPPPKPKNRKLTGAVSVDPMSLSQGVPPVPKRGIPLSFSLSGSLPDTTSHPTNAPNRSERLRGPTNPSLTPDRDSFHTTDTSPAGSTYFELMQVESRSRSLPSLDNNMEEEEEKEEEEEEEEYSNKLPTVKRVTCLTYSLHDPRDSLWPGSSRSEPQGDDVEMSRANPLYQTSEGPGGSRVPRREVSQGPTPTGLPDDTYEQIPGETTATAAQGNTYESLEDVKTKKSKTTWGKNNIKWKKFLPDYMKK; from the exons ATGGAGCAGAAGAAGTCGGAGGGTGACCTGCACATGGAGGCTTCAGAAGGAGGCCTGAAGGAGCTGGTGCTGAGGTGGTTCACCAAGACACAGGCGCCGCTCATCCTCCACAACGGGAGCTTCCCCGACTGGTTTCGAGGCTTCGCTGCAAGAAA GGACGCCGAGGATCTGTTGAGAGATAAGGCTCTGGGCTGTTTTCTCATTCGCCTCAGTGATAAAGCCATCGGCTACATCCTGTCCTACAA GGGCCACGACAGGTGCCGCCATTTTGTCATCACGCAGAATCAACGGGGTCAGTTCGTCATATCGGGAGACTGTCAGACGTACGGCAGCCTCACGGAGCTGATAGAGCATTTCAAAGTCAGCCCCATCCAGCCCTTCGGAGAATATCTGAACGCCAGCAGCCACGAG GGAAGCACAGGTGAGCTGTACGACGTGGTGAACTACAGCGCCAAAGAGAAGTCCTCCGTGAGCGTCCAAGCTCTGCGGACTCTGTGGGACCAGAAGAAAGATCATCACGGCAGGATTCAACGGCAAAATGACCCTCTTACAGCTCCACCACCTGCGCCGCCACCAAAACCCAAAAACAGAAAGCTGACGGGAGCCGTGTCAGTAGACCCAATGTCCCTCTCACAG GGTGTTCCTCCAGTGCCAAAAAGAGGGATTCCTCTGAGCTTCTCCCTGAGTGGGTCTTTGCCCGACACAACATCCCATCCGACCAACGCCCCAAACAGATCCGAGAGACTCCGAGGACCCACAAACCCGTCGCTAACGCCTGACAGAGACTCTTTTCACACCACGGACACGAGTCCAGCAGGGTCCACGTACTTTGAGCTGATGCAGGTGGAGAGCAGAAGCAGATCTCTGCCAAGCCTGGACAacaacatggaggaggaggaggagaaggaagaggaggaggaagaggaggagtacTCCAACAAGCTGCCCACAGTGAAGAGGGTCACCTGTCTCACCTACTCCCTCCATGACCCCAGAGACAGTTTGTGGCCGGGCAGTTCTAGGTCTGAGCCGCAGGGCGATGACGTGGAGATGTCCAGGGCCAACCCGCTGTACCAGACCTCCGAGGGGCCCGGGGGGAGTCGGGTCCCGCGGCGGGAAGTCTCCCAGGGGCCGACGCCCACCGGGCTGCCGGACGACACCTACGAGCAGATCCCCGGGGAGACGACCGCCACTGCCGCCCAAGGCAACACCTACGAGTCCCTGGAGGACGTGAAGACCAAGAAGTCCAAAACAACCTGGGGGAAAAAT AACATAAAATGGAAGAAGTTCCTTCCTGATTACATGAAGAAATAA